ACTCACTTTGCTGTCTTAGCTGCCCAGAAACTTCTCCCACCCACAACAGTTGTGACCAATTGGAAAACAAGTCCACTGTGATCATCATTTACTTGGActtttttctcatattttactaattttccACAACCATTACTTGGGACTTTTTTCTCCTGTCgtaataaattaatttgcCATGTCTCAAATGGAACTTAGCAATTTCACAAcccaattcttcttcttcttcttcttcttcttcttctctctctctctctctctctctctctctctctctctctctctctctctctctcttgttaaTCACCCAAATCAAAATGGTTGTGAAATTGATCTTAGCACACTCACTATTTACTGCAATGTTCATTTGTTGTTGGAGCTCCATGCATTTGAACTATCCCATAACCACAAACCGGTACAGATTGGGACTTAGAGGAAATGAGACGGATAGGCTGGCACTGCTAGCCATCAAAGCTCAAATAAAGCAGGATCCTCATCAACTCCTGAGCTCCTGGAATGAATCCATCCACTTTTGTCTATGGCACGGTGTCACTTGCAGTCGTCGACAGCATCAGAGGGTCTCTATGCTAGACCTACAGTCCCAAAACTTTGCAGGGTCCATATCCCCACAAATAGGAAATCTGAGCTTCCTAAGGGAACTATACCTCCAAAACAATAGCTTTACTTATGAAATCCCTTCAGAAATTGGGCATTTGCATAGGTTAAAGATTTTACGTCTAGACCAAAACTTACTTAGTGGCCCTGTTCCTGCCAAAATATCCAGTTGCATCAACCTCATCTTTATCCATTTTGGTAATAACAGGTTGGTGGGTAAGATTCCTTCAGAAATCAGCACCTTGTCAAAGcttcaaaaacttgttttaCAATCCAATAATTTCACAGGAGAAATCCCTCCTTCCTTGGGGAACCTTTCGTCTCTCGAGATACTTGGTGCTACTTATAATAACTTGTTGGGAAGCATCCCTACCTCTCTAGGCCAgttgaaaaaattaacaagGTTTGCAATGGATTCAAATAACTTGTCAGGTACTATCCCTCCTTCCTTCTATAACCTCTCTGCTCTCGTTATTTTTACCATAGCAATAAACCAATTTCAAGGGAGTATTCCTTCTGACTTGGCGAAAACTCTTCCTAATCTTCAAACATTTGAATTTCACACGAACCAGTTTACGGGATCAATTCCTTCATCAATATCCAATGCCACAAGTCTAGTAGCATTTGAAGTTTCAAATAACAAACTGACCGGACAGGTTCCAAATTTGGAAAGGCTTCATAACCTTGTGAATTTTAACATCCAATTTAATCATCTTGGAAGCGGTCAACATGGTGACTTGAGATTTGTCTCAGATTTGTGCAATGCCACAAGGTTATGGAGGTTGATAATAAGCTCTAACAATTTTGGCGGGACATTACCAGCTTCAATAGCCAACCTCTCAACCACGCTTGAAGTTCTTGTGGTTCAAAGAAACAAGCTACATGGAAGCATACCAGCTGGGATAGGGAATCTGGTCAACTTGGAATTCTTGGCTCTGGGGGAAAATTCCTTCACAGGTAGCATCCCCACAGACTTTGGGAAGCTTTCAATGGTTGAGGAAATAGATCTTCAAGTCAACCAGTTATCAGGAACCATTCCATCTTCTTTTGGAAACTTAACCAAGTTATCCGCACTGGGAATGCAAGGGAATAATCTTCAGGGAAGCATCGGGGTGCTTGGGGGATGCCTTGGACTGCAAGAAATGTATGCTTCTCAAAATAACTTTAGTGGCCCAATACCTCAACAACTTCTTGGCCTCCCTTCCTTATCAATCTATTTGGACTTGTCTAAAAACCACTTTACTGGTTCCCTTCCCATGGAGGTTGGGAAGTTGAACAATCTAGGTGCATTGGATGTTTCTGATAACTGTTATCAGGAGAACTTCCGAATAGCCTTGGTAGTTGTATACATCTAGAAGTCCTACACTTGCAGGGTAACTTCTTCAAGGGGATCATTCCTTCATCTATGATTTTGGTTAAAGGGATTCAAGATTTAGACATTTCTCATAACAATTTTTCGGGTGAAATTCCACGATTTTTAGAGAGCTTTGCCTTGTTGAAGAATCTGAACCTATCATTCAATCAGTTTTGGGGAGCAGTACCAACTGGaggtgtttttaaaaatgcaaGTGCTACTTCAGTTGTTGGAAACACCGGGCTCTGCGGCGGTGTTCCTAATCTCCACCTGGCTAAGTGCAAGTCTAAAGAGCCCAACGGAGGCGGATTGTCTCGTGGCCTTAAAATACTTATCTCTATAGTTGTTGGGTTTGCTCTTCTAGGAATAGCTGTGGTGTtgtattttctgtttcttcgaTCGTcaagaaaggaaaacagaGAAACTGCATTGAGCACTTCAATGAACTCTGTTTTGCAAGTGTCATATAGTACTCTTCTTAAAGCTACAAATGGGTTCTCTTCAGCTAATTTGATTGGTGTGGGTAGTTTTGGGTCTGTGTATAAAGGAGTTCTTGATTTTGATGGAGCTCAGCTTGTTGCCATCAAGGTGTTTAACATGTTACATCATGGAGCATCTAAGAGTTTCTTGGCCGAATGTGAGGCGTTAAGAAATATCAGGCATCGTAATCTCGTCAAGATTATAACTGCATGTTCAACTGTTGATTATCAAGGTAATGATTTCAAGGCTCTCGTGTATGAGTTAATGGACAATGGGAGCTTAGAAGAGTGGTTGCATTCGACTATTGAAACGAAAGAGGAAACATATGCACCCAAGAATTTAAATCTTCTTCAGAGGCTAAACATCACCATTGACATTGCTTGTGCACTTGATTATCTTCATAACGATTGCGAAACACCAATAGTCCATTGTGATCTCAAGCCAAGCAATGTTCTCTTGGACGCAGAGTTGACTGGACATGTTTCTGACTTTGGACTTGCAAGATTCCTAGCAAAATTAGCCGATAAGGCTTCAGCAAATCAAGCAAGTTCCATTGGCATAAAGGGATCGGTTGGCTATGCTGCTCCAGGTAAATATTCCTATATGCTTcactttttcctttctgtATCTTTTAACTTGGTTCTAATTGCAGTTAATTGATCATTTGCATGGACAGTTCCTGTTCCATGCCCTCATTTCCACGCACATAATCAGTTACTCTTACTTTGTTGCATAATTCAAGAGAGCCATTTTATTTAGAATTGTGGTGACAATATTTTGTGATACTTCAACTGCAGAGTATGGTATGGGAAGTGAAGTGTCGAAAAGTGGAGATGTCTACAGCTTTGGCATTCTCTTGTTAGAGATGTTTACGGGAAGGAGACCCACTGACCACATGTTTAGTGATGGCTTGAACCTTCATAATTTTGTGAAGACGGCTTTTCCCGATCGAGTCAAAGAGATTGCAGATTTACTTCTTCAAGAAGGCAGTATCGAATCTCCCGAACAATACAGCACTAAGGCTCGAAGAGTGGAGGAGTGCTTGAGTTTGATATTCAAACTTGGAATTGCATGTTCTGTTGAATCCCCCGCGAACCGAAAGGATATGAGTGATGTTGCATCTGAATTACATTCCATCAGGGATATGCTTCTTGGTTAGAAACTTTTCCTACTTTCCTACTCTACATATCAAGGAAAGACTCAGTGGCGCCTGCTGCTTAAGGCTTGGTcatcttttttgctttttcttctgtCTTTTATGCTGTTTGTTCTTACAGTTTCTTGTGAGGGATTTCACTGTGTTTGTTCagcatattattattattattattatattctaCTTGTGTAGATGAAATTATGAGGAAATCCAGAATCCTTGCAACCATGTGAGAGCTGAGCTGCCCATTGGTCAAGTTGATGAACCCGACTTGTGTTAGTTTGGACCACATTTCAATTCATGAAAATAACATTATGATTGGCAGCCAATATAGTGGTTTTTTCATGTCGATCCTAtaatctttgtaaattattgggattttgttttcttgcaaTCAAGTTTTTTGATGATATCATCTTGGCAAAAATTAGGTATTCTTGTTCCCAATCTTTTCACCATGATGGAAAATGTGCTCTTTCATGCAAATAAGACGACCGAGAGTTGGAAACCTTGACCATACCCAtcctcaatttttttcataaacaaCTAAGCAGCATGTCACCATCTCATAAAAGTTTTTTGGTTTCACACCATCTTCCCACCCTTTCACTCCTTAGTTACCAGTTACCTGTTGGGTTCAATCTATATATTCCACTATAAGGTACCGAGAAACCGTTACGTTATGCGCGACTAACAATAACATATTCGTGcatacaacatatatatgcaaaGGCAAAAACCACCTAAAATACAAGCAGATGGTTACAAGTTACTTTTTGggtttaattcagatattcgAGCTACCATACAACATATACAAAGGCCAACAAACACCATCTAAGTTTGAAAACCAATAGATTCGTAGATCAAGCATTTAAAATGTACAATTACAACAAGACCACCCTCACAACACTATTTATATGTAATAcaatcaaaattataaaacaatTGCAAGCATCTTCCTCGTAATTATCTTAACAGAGCAGAGTAGATCAATTTAACCATGAACAGAGGCGTATCGGTTGATCAAAGCCAAGGCATTGCTAGTCAATTGTGCTATATTCACAATCCGGCCTCTCACAGCAGTCTTCAAATTCCCATTCATCCCATTTCCACCAAACCCCTCAGAACATGTGTTCTCATCTGTCAAAGCAGCACTAACCCAAGTTTGGACATCACTTATCATGAGCTGAAAATCATAGCTTTTGAAGTTACCCATCTCAGTCCACCGAGTCACTTAACTCTTCGAGGCAGTCTCTCATGGCACCAACTTCTTTAGGCTTCAAGCCATGGCTTTGGGAGAGTTTTAGCATCATGGCAGAGGTGGATTTGGCAGAGGAAAGTGTCACATTAAGGGCTGCACCAGCCATGAGCTTAGGACTTGTTTGGATTGTGCTTGCATGGCTTGAGAGAGAGGTGAGGCAGAGTTTAGGGTAGGTTGTTGCACTGCAAGATGTTTTGATGAATTCAGTGTTGGTTTTTGGTGCAAGGTCTCTGGCTGCTGAGGTTGAGGAGATTATGCAGAAACTAATGGAAAGTGCTGTGAGAAAACTTGGCGCAAAATGTgtagaagatgaagaagattcCATCTTGATATTTTTGTGTCTCTGAATATTGGAGGCAGTGGAGGGAGTGATGAGAGTAGGGAGGGAAACGTGCAAATTTATAGAACCCAAGttccaaaaaaaacaacaaaatccctaaaataaaataatattgatgataataataataaaaatttatagcAGCCTCAAAATGAATATGGAAAAATCTTGTCTGGGGGCCCAAAAGCCGAGATACATCTACTCTTTAACATAATATGAAGTAGCAAGTTGGTTTCTTTGGTTTCTCAACTTGCTGCAACAAGTTGGTCGATTTGGGtctaaaagcaaaagcaatgtCAAACAAAAGAGCCTTGGTCTCCTACTCATCTAAACCTTCATAATCAAATCAATCGCACCCAAAGTTGATGGGTGAGCCAGTCGACTGCTGTGTGTATCTGTATTTTTGCAACTTGAGCGTTTTTGGTCGACATGTATAACAATAAAAATCTCTCCCCTTAAAAGATGCACTCCAAAAGGGATTTAATGCATGCAAGAGTCCAAAGGGCCAATCAAGATCAGGTGGAGATTGATTGGAGTGGAGTGGAAGGCTCCAAACggtactattttttatttgaaaatattttgggcCTATCATTTTTAATACTTGATACGTGTTTATAGGCACAACAGTTGTTAATTTTATGAATCTATTATTATACATATGGACACGTTTCAAGTGTTGAGAAATAGCATGAGAATAAATCTTGAGttaaaattgtaagaaaaatgctttttatttatttatttaaacttTGTAAGATTATAGACAAATTTGGGCCCAGACGAAAACAAAGCTTCATCTTTGGGCCTACCCTATAACTAAGCTTCATGATTTTTATTGATGGTACAGCACACGCGATGGtccaaccaaaataaaaataaaaacaaaaacaaaaacttgagtTATGCCTATCCCTTCTCAACGTGAATCTCTATGATGCTCATTGGCCTAATTATCAACAACAGCAAACCAAACCACGTGCAGACTGCAAACtagaaaagaaattaactTTAAAAAACAGCAATGTTGCACAAGTCAAAAGATGgcatttcataatttaatatatgaaCGAATTAAACTATTGAGTTCCATTTTctcaaataaacaaaccaatcTCCATCCTTCTGACGTAATACAGTTGGAACTTGTTTATTACACAGCCCATATAACCGGAAATTCAAACACATACATTTCTGGTTAACTTAGTTGAATGTTATCTACTAATTCACGACAAATCATGGTCATGTCAAGTGGGAATATTAAGAGGAGGGTAAGTTTTTTTGGGGTGTTACATAATTTTTCATTGttctaggaaaaaaaaataaaaatacgaAGTACAATTTGTTTCATCAATAGTCTATCGTTTAGTATCTAATTATGTCTAGTTTTTTTGTGTTAATATAAGTTTTCTGAATATAAGAGATTGTTTAAACTAAAATGGAAAGGATGGTTTCTCACATGACACTACTACTAGCCTAGACTCCGTTGATTGCAATAGTTAAGTTTGCTGCTGGATTAGgctaaatattttcttttgccaACAAAAATGATTGGAATTTTGGATGAACCGTTACATTATTTTACTACACGTTTTCAAGAAATTAATGGAAAAACGCAATCCCTACTTCCTTCCATAAATTATGGGATTTGGAGGTTAAGTTAACGGGTACATAGTGTAGCCGTCTTGATCACTCGCACGTTGAAGTGTAAGATTcttattcaattattttcctttaattAGCAAATAATGCAACATACACGGTGGAAAATGACAAGTGGCTAGACACCTGTGGTTGCAGCAATGTTGAAGTTGGCAGAATCGTAGAGAATCAAGACCGTAGGCAAGTCCACATCTCTCAACAGAAACACCGCCTATCGTCCAGCAGCGTTTCACGCTACACTTACAATGCATGCGGACATGTGCTATGCCCGCACGTTCTTGTTCGGTTTTGACTTTTGAAACGTGAATGATTCGTGTCCATATCTGATAGGGAAGCCACATGGCACACCTTAGGCCCATGCTGCTGTATATCCTCACTTCCAGTAAACAAATTCAATACACTTTCTTTTCCGTATATCCTCACGCATTTCATCTCATTTTTTCCTTGCAATTACATTAACCTCAAATGCTTCTTTCatagtttttgtttaatataaccgatattttattttaatcttaTGAGAAAGGGGATTCGAATTTGGATACATAGTGGAGAATACATCTGTTCTAGTCaatttagctaaattcatATCTACACTTCTTTGATAGTTAAATCAATTTTAAACATTAACAATATTAAAATTGAAGCAAAGTCTCTTCAATCTATACCAATTAAGTATTCTAAGCCGGCAAAGTGAGAatgatttaattttgatttcaaaagTGCAAAGGTGGCTATTGTTGTAAGCCTTTTAATTAAGTATGTTTTGACAAGAATTACCAATTTAGCACCCGTTTATGCACATAGGTTATTTGGTCCTTTGGGATCATTCTCCAAGATATTCTcccttgtttttgttcatatGTTTTTATCTACATTATTAGCTcttaaaatttaattgttttttatttgttgggtCTGGTGCAAGATCCGAAACGTACACTCAAGCTAACAAATGAACATGCGCCATATCATCTTTTGCTTATactttattataaataaataaataatagagAGGCCATTATGATTATAATTTAGATTTATAAAATGGCTAGCTTGGactttatttatcttttattttttaatacgcTTTAAGTTTCAAAGTCACCTGAGAGTTGCCTATAAATTGGCAATTGGCATCCCATCACAAACACACACAGTTCcataaattcaagaaaataaaaaatgggaGCTCAAAATTTCACAACCCCAACCTCAAATTCACACAATGCTCTCACATTTCTCCTCCCAATTCTCCTATTGATCTTCATGCCAAACATGCACACAACATTggcaacttcttcttcttctcagaCCTACAAAACCTACGTCAAAACTGCCTGCAACACAACCACATACCCACTCATTTGCTACAAATCTCTCTCCTCATACGCCTCCAAAGTCAAATCCGATCCTCATAAGCTTTGTACCTATGCCCTCTCCGTTACCCTAAAAGCAGCAAAAAACGCCTCTTCTGTAGTTTCAAAGCTTTATAAAAATACAGGATTAACCCCATCCGAGAAAGGGGTGGTCAAGGATTGTATAGAGAATATTAAGGACTCCATTGACGAGCTCAAACAGTCGGTGAGTTCCATGAGCAATTTGGGGGTTTCGGGTTCCGACGTGCAATTACAATTGGATGATATAAAGACTTGGGTGAGCGCCGTCATCACGGACGACGCTACTTGCACGGATGGATTTGATGGTGTGAAGGTAAGCACCGCGGTTAAGACCGCCATCAGGAACAGCATTGTGAATGCTGCTAGGTTGGCTAGCAATGCTCTTTCTCTCATAGACAGCCTCATTTACTAGTTCAACCTATACCCTTTGTATTTCCttgactttttttatttattattttattttactttggTTGATATAGAAAGTTTAcagattttataatttatgtgTGTGTTTAATGTAATTAAAAGTTGTGTGAAATGGTTTTGCGACAGTTGGAAGAGTGGTTTGTATACTACTACTAGTATATGTAATGTTGTACAACAGAGGGAGTTTTGAGCAATTTGATAACAAATAAGCAAAGCCCCTTAGTCCCCCATGTTGATCAAAGATCCCATCTATAGTAATTGGCGATCGACAGAACTTTTATTCTATAGTTGTCTTTTAACATTTTTGTTTCCGGTGCATAAGAGCTTCCTATATATGCGTGTAttctcaaaacaaatatataaaaaaaaaatgaagatcTTCCCATTCCCATGTGAGTTCACATTGATGCATATATGAATGATTCCAAAACCCTGTTTATAATAATCCAACCCCGCATCTTTCAGTGTAAAATGCAAATGCTAAACTATTATTGcccaatttaattatttgCCAAACGTTCGGTGAAATTAAAAGTCAAAGACGACATGTAAGACATGCATGCAAGTTAATATTAGGGCTCGTTTGTTGGGGAGGATTAGGCTAGATTAGAGAAGTAAAGTGACTATATTTCATGTGCAATCAATACATAATATGGATATTGTTGTCTAACTTGGAGGATGAAATTGAATGATGACTATTCATAAGAGGTTGATAATTAAAACTTATCCCATATAATCTCATCATTTTCAAGGGGATAAGTTTTAGTCATCAACCTCTTATAGATAGTCATCATTCTTCCTCCAAGTTCGGCAATATATCCATATTATGCCTTGAATGCACCTGAAATGTATACATTTTGCCAGTCTAATCCTCCCTATCACACAAGTGAACAATTTATTGGCAGTGGCGCacagttttatttattttttgtttaattagattataattattttaaattaatgagAGTTACACTTGAAGCATGTGTTGTCAAAGAAGTAATAGTGAACTAAAGCAATGGTTAATCTTGCATAAttagtgtttttttcttttcgaaaAAAGCAGCTATGCAAACgtaagaaatgaaatgaatgtGTTGTGACTGTAAATACAGTAGTTTTATGCACAGTCGTTAGTTTATCTTGTTGGTAAACAGTTTGTAATTGATAAAATTCCCACACGGCATCTCGGGTTTGTGATGCGTGTTTTCTCCAAGCGCAAAGTGTTTATAAGTCAAATTTTTAAATTGGTATATTCTTGCATTAATTCAAGCATGGGAATGGGGATGATCACATGGAGAATACATGATCTAATGATTCGATATCTTTTTTAGTCATTTCGAACTTGTTCTCTTATTATTAATTGAAATTAGAATCTCtagaaattttaattaaaatatgcTTGCATTAGGTCAGTGGCACTACCCAACCATCCATCACAATTACACAAACGTCCTTGGTAACCATGTGTTAAAGTTCAACTCACTATTACCAATATCGACACTATCTCTAATTCAACCACCATATTctgacatgtatatatataaaattttatacaaaatatcTCGATATTATTTGTAATGAACCttaatattcttcaacacCATAAAGAGCCAAATATTATGAATCTCTTATATATCTTGAAATATTCAAACAATATATTGTGAAAGGAAAGGTAAGTCATCATAACTGATGGGTGCCCATGCCATTGCGATTTGCCTACGTACGTACGCCATTCTAGATGGATAGATTTATATACGACCTGATTGGGGAAAGGAAAGGAACGCCTAATAAAATTCATTCTGAAATCATGAATTGAAAACTTTATTGTTCTTTTTAGGTATAAACTAAATTCCAGAGCTGCGGCCGTGGATAAGACACGATTCTTGACTTATATTTATTGAAATATATCTAAACTTTGCACCACCAATTATTTACCAATTTCTGTGTTTTTAACGTGAAGGGCATGAAAGGAACAAGATGACATGTCGtcttgctttttcttttttctttctttttggataagatatataaatatatatatatatatatatatatatatcctcttGCTTTTTGATTCATATGTTAAAAGGAAAAGCTCAAGGATTGGATAAAGACGGAAAGCTCGTTGCGGTGTCCCAAACCCAATCCCCAATCTTCAATCCCATCCATTAGATATTTGTTGGCCAAACCAAATGCATGTGAAGTCACCTTGTAGTAGATAGATTGTTGACACGTggtcttcttcatcttcacaTTCAAAGCCTCACTCTCTCACGCGGTCATCGCCCGCACGCAAGGTCCCACAAACGTCCCTCTTTGTCCTCTCCCGACAGTTTCACCTTTCACGCTctccaattttgttttcacaCTCAACAGTGTCAACACCACTCATCCATATCTGTTTTTAGTTATTGCTTTTCATCACTAGTATTAATTCTCTATGCGCACAAACGATTCTACATAATTGATGCCTAAAAATAGATAATTGTTAGTGGTTGATGCATTAGAATTCTGTACAATTAAGATTTATAATTACGAATACGATGCATCAACGACTCACAGTTATACACATATAATTAAGACTCATAATTGCGCACATGATACTTCAACGTCTTACAATTGTGCACATGTCCTCACATGCATTCTAGCATAATTTGGAAATAATTATAGCCAAAGTTCAACTGTTATTTTaccaagagaaaaagaaagtggtTGTACGGACATATGGTTCCTTCATGCCTCCCTTGAAATATTCTTAAATTGATATTTTGGCCCTTCAATCAAGGATCTCATCATGAATAATTTAAGGTCTGAAACAGTTCAAAAGTTTCAAAATCCAGATACCAAAACAAGCAGCCTTCATAGCTTCACACATACAGACAGAGGATTCAGAACACTTAAAGCATATTTTACATCTCTTCTATATCACatactgactgaactatacatatcaaaaccaaaccacatCAAAATAGTTCTTAcataagaaaaaacaaaacaaaaacaaaaactcagaTTCAGGATCTGCAGCTGTCATCAGTGCTTGGAGGCAAACCTGTTGCACAAGGCCAAAGCATTGCTAGTGCACTGTGCAACATTAAGCACCTGAGCTCTGATTGAGGCCTTGATTTTGCCATCCAAGGCCTTGCCAGAGAACCCATCAAGGCAAGTATTGTCATCAGTCAAAGCAGCACTAACCCAAGTCTCCACATTGCTCATGTGCCACACGAAATCCTGGCCCTTGGATTTGCCCATGTTCTTTAGCTCCTGGACTGATTTGCTGAGCCTGTCCACGGTATCACCCATCTCCTCCAAGCAGTCCTTGACAGCTCCATACTCCCTAGCCTTCAGCCCCTTAAATTTGGCCAACTTGGTCACAAATGTCTTGGCCTTTTGAGCCCTGGTTAGGCTCACGGACAGGGCAGCCTGGGCCAGCTGCCGAGGGCTTTGCTGGATTGAAGTGGCGTAGGAAGAGAGGGATTGGATGCAGACTTGTGGGTAGGTGGTGGCGCTGCACGAGCTCTTTATGAAATTTGTATCACTTGTTGTGGCTGTAGAGTTGGCTGTGCCAACAAAGTAGAAAATGGGAAGTAGCAGCAAAAAAACAGAGGCTCTAGCCATTGAAGAAAAGCTTCAAACTTTGGACTGGGATTTGAGAGTGGGATTGGATTTGGGAAGGTTAAGATTCGAGAGTGAGGAGATTGTATATTTATAGAGGGTTTTATGCTGAATTTATGTACACCGTGTAACAATCCGTGTATGgggtttaatttttatttgttttaaaaataaaaatcttccTTTGCGTCTTCGAAAGCGGAAAGGGTGTGATAGATGccactaaataaataaggggCCACTAAAATCCTTGTCAACTAAATGAAAACTTTGGCACATGCCACTCTGTATTTTTCAACCTTAAGTTAGTAAATCAATTACCTAACTCTTTGCCACCGACGTGACTTAATTTACATTTTATGGGCGGAAAATTGAAATCGATGAGCTTTGCTAGTAATGTGGGATCCACATATTGGGAGGCTATTGATTGGGGACAAAAACTTGGCCAGGAAATTAGTGTCCCCTCATGTGATGTGATGATGAATAAATCTGAACACCAATCACGGATTATGAAAAAGATTATGTTGAAATTCCTTTAATTATGCAACAAGATTTAGGGAGGGAGTCGTATAAAACATAAGCT
The Prunus dulcis chromosome 2, ALMONDv2, whole genome shotgun sequence DNA segment above includes these coding regions:
- the LOC117618432 gene encoding LRR receptor-like serine/threonine-protein kinase EFR produces the protein MHLNYPITTNRYRLGLRGNETDRLALLAIKAQIKQDPHQLLSSWNESIHFCLWHGVTCSRRQHQRVSMLDLQSQNFAGSISPQIGNLSFLRELYLQNNSFTYEIPSEIGHLHRLKILRLDQNLLSGPVPAKISSCINLIFIHFGNNRLVGKIPSEISTLSKLQKLVLQSNNFTGEIPPSLGNLSSLEILGATYNNLLGSIPTSLGQLKKLTRFAMDSNNLSGTIPPSFYNLSALVIFTIAINQFQGSIPSDLAKTLPNLQTFEFHTNQFTGSIPSSISNATSLVAFEVSNNKLTGQVPNLERLHNLVNFNIQFNHLGSGQHGDLRFVSDLCNATRLWRLIISSNNFGGTLPASIANLSTTLEVLVVQRNKLHGSIPAGIGNLVNLEFLALGENSFTGSIPTDFGKLSMVEEIDLQVNQLSGTIPSSFGNLTKLSALGMQGNNLQGSIGVLGGCLGLQEMYASQNNFSGPIPQQLLGLPSLSIYLDLSKNHFTGSLPMEVGKLNNLGALDVSDNCYQENFRIALVVVYI
- the LOC117618755 gene encoding pectinesterase inhibitor 4-like; the encoded protein is MGAQNFTTPTSNSHNALTFLLPILLLIFMPNMHTTLATSSSSQTYKTYVKTACNTTTYPLICYKSLSSYASKVKSDPHKLCTYALSVTLKAAKNASSVVSKLYKNTGLTPSEKGVVKDCIENIKDSIDELKQSVSSMSNLGVSGSDVQLQLDDIKTWVSAVITDDATCTDGFDGVKVSTAVKTAIRNSIVNAARLASNALSLIDSLIY
- the LOC117620133 gene encoding 21 kDa protein-like produces the protein MARASVFLLLLPIFYFVGTANSTATTSDTNFIKSSCSATTYPQVCIQSLSSYATSIQQSPRQLAQAALSVSLTRAQKAKTFVTKLAKFKGLKAREYGAVKDCLEEMGDTVDRLSKSVQELKNMGKSKGQDFVWHMSNVETWVSAALTDDNTCLDGFSGKALDGKIKASIRAQVLNVAQCTSNALALCNRFASKH
- the LOC117620379 gene encoding probable LRR receptor-like serine/threonine-protein kinase At3g47570: MILVKGIQDLDISHNNFSGEIPRFLESFALLKNLNLSFNQFWGAVPTGGVFKNASATSVVGNTGLCGGVPNLHLAKCKSKEPNGGGLSRGLKILISIVVGFALLGIAVVLYFLFLRSSRKENRETALSTSMNSVLQVSYSTLLKATNGFSSANLIGVGSFGSVYKGVLDFDGAQLVAIKVFNMLHHGASKSFLAECEALRNIRHRNLVKIITACSTVDYQGNDFKALVYELMDNGSLEEWLHSTIETKEETYAPKNLNLLQRLNITIDIACALDYLHNDCETPIVHCDLKPSNVLLDAELTGHVSDFGLARFLAKLADKASANQASSIGIKGSVGYAAPEYGMGSEVSKSGDVYSFGILLLEMFTGRRPTDHMFSDGLNLHNFVKTAFPDRVKEIADLLLQEGSIESPEQYSTKARRVEECLSLIFKLGIACSVESPANRKDMSDVASELHSIRDMLLG